From the Streptomyces syringium genome, one window contains:
- a CDS encoding RICIN domain-containing protein yields the protein MIAAVLATCCVALGLMLSPATTAKAHAAENCASPLQCVTFTSQSNGRTLDVQNGSTGDGAIIVTNSAPGYHQTWRLSVDSSDSSFNIVNNTTGKCIDLSWPALRQQTCKGQQSQKWYFQPVAGADKAFMIRNQSDNSCIDLIASANYNDAWTGKSNCHGAANQRWTTTTEAQNLAVDHAAKQCQKDTSSCTWAVKRTAAAAPLPKVCVSSVWYNNTSEPIAQGFSVTDMTGWSNTIGTHMSTALHAGSMPGVMAVVSSQLDLIQVWQGSKTVNNTVTVSVPPKQYGWVTLSVLAKKVTGTWTFDAHGLPWTAEDTITVPLKDDPTGGATMYVANTSPTFTSCS from the coding sequence GTGATAGCCGCCGTCCTGGCGACCTGCTGCGTCGCTCTGGGGCTCATGCTGTCCCCGGCCACGACGGCCAAGGCCCACGCGGCGGAGAACTGCGCTTCCCCGCTCCAGTGTGTGACCTTCACGTCCCAGAGCAATGGCCGCACGCTCGACGTGCAGAACGGCTCGACCGGTGACGGGGCCATCATCGTCACCAACTCAGCGCCCGGCTACCACCAGACCTGGCGTCTGAGTGTCGATTCGTCCGACTCGTCCTTCAACATTGTGAACAACACGACGGGCAAGTGCATCGACCTCAGCTGGCCGGCCCTGCGCCAGCAGACCTGCAAGGGCCAGCAGAGCCAGAAGTGGTACTTCCAGCCGGTCGCGGGGGCCGACAAGGCTTTCATGATCCGTAACCAGAGCGACAACTCGTGCATCGATCTCATCGCCAGCGCCAATTACAACGACGCCTGGACCGGCAAGTCCAACTGCCACGGCGCGGCGAACCAGCGGTGGACCACCACCACGGAGGCCCAGAACCTGGCCGTGGACCACGCCGCCAAGCAGTGCCAGAAGGACACGTCCAGTTGCACTTGGGCAGTGAAGCGCACGGCCGCCGCGGCTCCTCTGCCGAAGGTCTGCGTGTCGTCGGTCTGGTACAACAACACCAGCGAGCCCATCGCCCAGGGTTTCTCGGTGACCGACATGACCGGCTGGAGCAACACGATCGGGACCCACATGTCGACGGCGCTCCACGCCGGGTCCATGCCGGGAGTGATGGCGGTCGTCAGCTCGCAACTGGACCTCATTCAGGTCTGGCAGGGCTCCAAGACCGTCAACAACACGGTCACGGTCTCCGTACCCCCCAAGCAGTACGGCTGGGTGACCCTGTCGGTGCTGGCGAAGAAGGTGACCGGCACCTGGACGTTCGACGCGCACGGGCTCCCCTGGACGGCTGAGGACACCATCACCGTCCCCCTCAAGGACGACCCCACCGGCGGCGCCACCATGTACGTCGCGAACACCAGCCCGACCTTCACCTCCTGCTCCTGA